The Drosophila bipectinata strain 14024-0381.07 chromosome 2L, DbipHiC1v2, whole genome shotgun sequence genome has a segment encoding these proteins:
- the LOC108127092 gene encoding WD repeat-containing protein 82: MSMRLNDEAMRQFRVGGLFKDSEDLKLSLDFSFDGKRLLVCDHSVLSIINTTCQVVLSQVNMHRYRPDVACFTHRDSRILHSTSKNNFSIRYLDLKTHGCICRFRGHKKNIRSLATQPEHANMFLSSGEDDQVYVWDLRSSKHTFHFTKLHRPLCAFSPTGSLLATTDSNQLFIYDVRKLGKIPCSTYCYSAKDKAAWTQLQFSPDGKTLLISTDNSWCFSVSAFDGSFQQSFTGYSNEQRLPLEATYSPDSQFILSGADAGRIHVWRAADGKPVAVLEGNNVGPVKCLRFNPRATMFVSSDVLVAFWMPMANGTYDWVEPLESSPPNVSKGEKKDEPEDGGKHELAAGGQDPPKDDHPVPKAIALPAPLIDWEKLRRKYSSSNWRDAKRVCNEEPLAVVVEKKAGPELEEGEIREV, from the exons ATGTCGATGAGGCTAAACGACGAAGCCATGCGGCAGTTTCGGGTGGGCGGTCTCTTCAAGGACTCGGAGGACCTCAAGCTCAGCCTGGACTTCTCGTTTGACGGCAAGCGCCTGCTCGTGTGCGACCACTCCGTTCTCTCTATTATCAATACCACTTGCCAGGTCGTTCTCAGCCAGGTAAACATGCACCGCTACCGTCCTGATGTCGCCTGCTTCACGCATCGGGATTCCCGTATTCTGCACTCCACCTCCAAG AATAACTTTTCCATTCGCTACTTGGACCTGAAAACCCATGGATGTATTTGCCGATTTCGtgggcacaaaaaaaatattcggtCCCTGGCCACCCAGCCCGAACATGCGAATATGTTCCTCAGCTCCGGAGAGGATGACCAGGTGTACGTGTGGGACCTCCGATCCTCGAAGCACACCTTCCACTTTACAAAGCTGCACAGGCCGCTGTGTGCCTTCAGCCCAACGGGCTCCCTACTAGCCACTACGGACTCCAATCAGCTCTTCATCTACGACGTAAGGAAGTTGGGTAAGATCCCGTGCTCGACCTACTGTTACTCTGCCAAGGACAAGGCCGCTTGGACTCAACTGCAGTTTTCGCCGGACGGAAAGACACTTCTAATTTCTACGGATAACTCCTGGTGCTTCAGTGTGAGTGCCTTCGATGGATCCTTTCAGCAGTCCTTCACAGGATACTCGAACGAACAGCGACTGCCGCTGGAAGCGACATATTCGCCAGACTCACAGTTCATCCTTTCCGGTGCGGATGCCGGGAGGATCCACGTTTGGCGGGCTGCCGATGGCAAACCCGTGGCAGTGCTCGAGGGAAACAATGTTGGACCTGTGAAGTGCCTCAGATTCAATCCGCGAGCCACAATGTTTGTTAGCAGCGACGTCCTTGTGGCCTTCTGGATGCCCATGGCGAATGGGACCTACGATTGGGTCGAACCTTTGGAGTCATCGCCACCGAATGTCAGCaaaggcgaaaaaaaagacGAGCCAGAGGATGGTGGTAAACATGAGTTAGCAGCGGGGGGACAGGATCCTCCAAAAGACGACCATCCGGTTCCCAAAGCTATAGCCTTGCCTGCCCCACTAATAGACTGGGAGAAGCTTAGGAGGAAGTACAGCTCCAGTAATTGGCGTGATGCGAAAAGGGTTTGCAATGAGGAGCCACTGGCTGTTGTAGTAGAAAAGAAGGCTGGTCCTGAGCTGGAGGAGGGCGAGATTCGAGAAGTGTAG